TTCGAATGGCGTCCCCCCGGGGCGCCATTTTCGATTTCGGACCGCAGAAATGCCGAAAAGCGGCGATAGAGATTACTCCGCAGCCGCCGACGTGCTGCTGGACGCGACCTGTGTCTTCGGCCCGCCCGCAATGTCGACCGCCGCAAAGGCCTCGGCAATGAGGTCCGGCGACACACCGGGCTTGGTCGCCTCCGACGACAGGATCTGCCGATAGCGCCGGGCGCCGGCATAGCCCTGGAACAGCCCGACCATATGCCGCGTGACATGGTTGAGCCGCCCGCCGGACGCCACCACCCGCTCCGCATAACCGATCATGGCATCGCGCACGTGATCCCAGTCGACCGGCTTCGCCGCTTCGCCGTAGATCCGCTGATCGACTTCCGTGAGCAGCGTCGCATTGTGATAACTCGCCCGCCCCAGCATGACGCCATCCATGACGGCGAGATGCCGAACCGCCTGGTCGAGATCGCTGATCCCGCCGTTTATGCCGAGGAAAACATCGGGATTTTCGCGCTTCATTCGATAGACGAGTTCGTAATCGAGCGGCGGTATCTCCCGGTTTTCCTTCGGGCTCAAGCCCTTCAGCCAGGCCTTGCGCGCATGGATCCAGATCGCGTCGGCCCCTGCCCCGATCATCCGGGCGAGGAAATCCGGCAGCACAGCTTCCGCCTCCTGCTCGTCCACCCCGATCCGGCACTTGACCGTCACCGGCACCGTCGCCACCTGTTTCATGGCGGCGACACAGGCCTCGACCACCTCGGGCGTCTGCATCAGGCAGGCCCCGAAGGTCCCCGATTGTACCCGGTCCGACGGACAGCCGACATTCAGGTTGATCTCGTCATAGCCGTAATCCGAGGCGATCCTGACCGCCTCCACGAGCTTTGCCGGATCCGATCCGCCCAGCTGCAGTGCAACCGGATGTTCTTCCCCGT
This DNA window, taken from Peteryoungia algae, encodes the following:
- the dusA gene encoding tRNA dihydrouridine(20/20a) synthase DusA, with product MIDWTDWHCRFFHRQLSARALLYTEMVVADAIIHGPREKLLSFNGEEHPVALQLGGSDPAKLVEAVRIASDYGYDEINLNVGCPSDRVQSGTFGACLMQTPEVVEACVAAMKQVATVPVTVKCRIGVDEQEAEAVLPDFLARMIGAGADAIWIHARKAWLKGLSPKENREIPPLDYELVYRMKRENPDVFLGINGGISDLDQAVRHLAVMDGVMLGRASYHNATLLTEVDQRIYGEAAKPVDWDHVRDAMIGYAERVVASGGRLNHVTRHMVGLFQGYAGARRYRQILSSEATKPGVSPDLIAEAFAAVDIAGGPKTQVASSSTSAAAE